The sequence below is a genomic window from Lycium ferocissimum isolate CSIRO_LF1 unplaced genomic scaffold, AGI_CSIRO_Lferr_CH_V1 ctg5437, whole genome shotgun sequence.
AAGTAAAAGCCAAAATTAAACCCCCGAGATGAATAGAATAAGTTAAAGTTACAGATTTTCTCATATAAGCCAAAGACATACATGGAATAACAAACAAATTGACAAAATCTCAAAACTAgtacataatctgaaaataaTTGAGAGAATCTGAAAACCCTGGTATAATCACTAACACTtaacatattacaacaacaacaagcaacaaAATACGATTTTAAAAGAGAAATCTTACCTTGAAAAGATGAGAAGTTGAAAATCCTAATCTCCAACTTTCTCTAATCGTGgctaagtttgatatgaaatgaaGTTTCTAATTGAAACCTCAGCTTAAGACTTAGGTCGTCGATCGAGTCGGGTATAGGGAAGGTTCGGTTTAAAACAATTAGTTGGGTACaagatttaattaaataaaagggatgGGACATTGAGATCATGCCACGTGTCCAGGGGAAGGGGTCATTAAACGTGGGAGTACAATTATTAAAAAGCTAACGGTGGGGATAAGGACCAACAAATAGTATGAAAAAGGATCTGTACAACTATTTTCAggtagtacaggggtatatatgACCTTTTcccatatatttttaaattttctattttaccgGTAATGAGATGATTTGTAGCCACACAAATgtctattatttttttagaccacaagtttcgaaagtcttcctttcattcttaaactcaATGTCccgtcaaacaccttcacataaattgggacagagaaaGTATTATTTTTTGACAAACTAAGAAAACTACTCTCTTTACTCCATTTTATATGCCCTAGTGGAGAGCCAAATGATACTTTCTCTGATCAtgatttattaaatattttaaatttgtcaattattatgaatttataattttttttacataatttgtaaatattaattttatttaaaactaaaaattttatgtttgaatttatagaaataataattagtttaATTTTGGTATGCAATATGCGCGACCAGTATTTTAAAAGGCGTGGGCGTAAGGCGAAACGTTTTACATATGCCTCGGCGAGGTGTAAGCTTGATGAgcatttaatttttagtattttataaattaatagaataaatatataaattaaaaaatattgaaattataaaaaaaattaaaaaataataaaattagtaGAAAAGTGTAAATATATCAACATGCTAATATGTGCACGAATCATTAAacaaaaatcttgaaaaagtaAATGACGTAACAATGTATTATACCAATAGCATGATTATGATGAAACATAATTAGAGTTGTAAAAATGATACTTTATCATAATAATTCAAAGATAAAAACGACAACATTATAAAGCTAttgttttaaaacttaaaactatATAATAAATTAATACTCATTATAATACAAATAGTCAGAATAGAGTTTTCAAAACATTATCTAAACTAGAGCGATACCAAATGAAATTCTAAAACTAAAAACCCTCATGAAAAAGATAACTTGAAGATTgctaaaaaaaatcttgaagagaataaagcataaagaaggaaaaaacaaGCATGGAAGCATAGTAAGAATTAGAGGACAAAACTATTGGCTTTTAGTTTGCACTTTGCATACAAAGGTCTAAAGTATATCTCTTACTCCGTAAAcaacaaagagaaaatattATGAAATTAGGATAAACAATTAGAAAAAACTTTTGACTTTTGCGATTTTTAGTTTGAGACTTTACTACTCCTATTAGTTAACTTTTGAATGTTTATCTTTTAGAAAATGATTTATTAAGCAATTTTGGCTCAAATTAAGTTCTCAGGGCTTACGTCCCAaataaatgcccaaaatgttgGTGCTTACGCCGAGACGAACGCCTGGAATGTCGAGGCTTATGCCCCACCAATACGCCTCTGTGAGTTTTTGGCATTCCTCGTTTTGCGGCTCGCAAaaatgccttttaaaacactgtaCAACTggatcacataaattaaaactgAGAAAGTAGTATACTTGTCTAATTTATATTCCATCTTCACTAGTACCTTTCAACACTCTAGCTATATATACACTCATTCATGGCTGACCCAATTTATTTCGTTTTCATAGCCATAACCGACATTTCAACCCCCTCTTTTAATTGTGTTTCTCCCCGGTAATCCGAATAAATTATGGCACGTCCAGTACTTAGATTTCTTCTAAGCACCAACTCATCATCTCCCTTAACTTCACCGCCACCGTCATCGGATCATGTGTCAATGGAGCCAGACTACGTCGTTATCATAGCAGCGCTGCTCTGTGCACTGATATGCATCATAGGACTCGGCGCGGCAGTTCGGTTCGTTTGGCAACACCCCGCCCGCCAAGGAGCTACCGGAGGTCAGTCAGCTGCGTTGGCAGCGGCGAATAAAggattgaagaagaaagtgttGCAGTCATTGCCCAAGTTCAGTTTTGACCCTTCGGCAGCGACTGCAACTAGTTCGGCGGCGCTGTGTGCTATATGTCTAACGGATTATACAGACGGAGATGAGATTAAGGTAATTCTGAAGGAAAATAttctattcaaaatatcaatgCTTACAATTCTCATATGAAAATAGCTATCAGCATTCTTATTATACAAAGACTATTTTACCTTAAAACAGGAAAATTTATTTCTATATAAGTTGTAACTAGACATGAATCGAATTGTCAAATCGTAACTAATTTTGATTTCCTATAactttgaataatttttttcaataggTTCTGCCACAGTGTGGACATAGGTTTCATGTTGAGTGTGTTGACACGTGGCTGGGTTCACACTCGTCGTGTCCGTCTTGCCGTCAGATACTCATAGCTAGTCAGTGCCGGAAGTGCGACGACTTCCCTGCAGTTTCGGGCAATTCCATTCAGGGACGCCGGAGCCGCCATATATAAAAGGATTCAAATTCAACTAAGTTTTGTTTCTTCATCAGGAAATTATATGGCACAAATAGGTaaattaattttccttttggACATGGATAATTTTCGCTTTTCTCGGAAAGTTTATTCCGAATTCATGTTTTGACATTTTGAAAAACTTCAAATAGATATATTCAcatttttcactccaaattaatcacaaaaattgaatatttattgttttatatccaaacacaactccaattcCCAAATACAA
It includes:
- the LOC132044912 gene encoding RING-H2 finger protein ATL8-like; this encodes MARPVLRFLLSTNSSSPLTSPPPSSDHVSMEPDYVVIIAALLCALICIIGLGAAVRFVWQHPARQGATGGQSAALAAANKGLKKKVLQSLPKFSFDPSAATATSSAALCAICLTDYTDGDEIKVLPQCGHRFHVECVDTWLGSHSSCPSCRQILIASQCRKCDDFPAVSGLPDMSDSHSVNFQVESSHHEHNDEGVPNNNVPPVNPDQVGSSVGNVPAGGDNGAMLQQLQNQLDMAMAQLHAQQEIIAQLQNRNQAPDVAPSKQIEETEERHATWNNENHLGQSVELVRMLEELTKRVESGEKR